The following DNA comes from SAR324 cluster bacterium.
GCAGAGGTAGACCCAAATACAGCTACTGCCTGTCACTGCACTGATTGTCAGATGTTTGGGGAGGACCTTTTCGAACTGTTGTGGTAGCCAAGGGGGAAAGTACCAAAATTGATGGAAATCCTAAGGAATACATGAAGATTGCCGAAAGCTGGAATCCACGGATTCAGGCATTCTGTGGAGAATGTGGAACCAGCCTCTATGCAACTGACCCAAAAAAGAC
Coding sequences within:
- a CDS encoding GFA family protein → MSDVWGGPFRTVVVAKGESTKIDGNPKEYMKIAESWNPRIQAFCGECGTSLYATDPKKTMFNLRTGFLKQREELIPKKHIFGDSSAKWLMDLEQHQWFPKTRQK